GCGGCCAGGAGCGCGGCAACAGCGGCGTTTATCTGCAGGACCGTTATGAACTCCAGGTGCTCGATTCCTTCGGGCTCAAGGGCGAGGACAACGAATGCGGCGGCATCTACTCGCAAACAGCGCCGTCCGTGAACATGTGCCTCCCTCCACTCACGTGGCAGACGTACGACATCGATTTTACCACCGCGAAATTCGATGAAACCGGCCGCAAAACGAAGGGCGCGGTGGTCACCATCAAGCACAACGGCGTGACCATTCACGAGAACCTCGAATTGAAGGGACCGACGCCCGGCGGAAAGAAAGAGGATGCGAACGGGGGTCCGCTCCAGCTTCAAGGCCACGGCAACCCCGTGTTTTACCGGAATGTCTGGGTCGTACCGATGTGATCGTTCACGACAACATCGCGCCGCTCGATGAACCCGACAAACTGGCCGCAGGCGTCCCGCTTCATGTTTAACTTCGGCCTTTCATGAACATGAACCTCGTTCCGGCCCGTTGCGCTCGCGCGATCGCGGTGGGCTGCCTCTTTTCCGTTGCCTACTTGCAGGCGCAGGAATCCCCGGCACTGCCCAAAGCGGTCATCGACGGTACTGCGCCCGGCTGGCGCGTGATGGGTGAGGAAGACTTCGTGAACGTCAACTGCGCCACCAACACGTGGACCTGGACAAACGGGTTTGTCCATTGCACCGGCAGGCCCATCGGAGTGATCCGCACGAAAAAAATCCACACCAATTTCGAACTGGTCGCCCAATGGCGTCATTTGCAATCCGGCGGCAACTCGGGGATTTTTCTCTGGGCCACTCCCGAGTCAATCGCCGCGTTGGAAAAGGGAAATGGTCGGCTGCCAACCGGCATCGAGGTGCAGGTGCTCGATCACGGTTATACGGAACAATACGAGAAGCAGTCCGGGAAAAAGGCCGACTGGTTCACGACGAACGGAGACGTGTTCCCGACCGGGTCCACCACCATGCAGCCGTTTCCTCCCGTGTCACCGGATGGCCGGCGGAGTTTTCCGCGGAAGAATCTCAGCAAGGGTGTCGGCGAGTGGAACCACTATTACGTGCGCGCCATCAATGGCGAGGTCCGCCTGTGGGTGAATGGCGAAGAGGTGTCCGGGGGCACCAAGGTTCGTCCGCCAACCGGCTATCTTTGCCTGGAGTCCGAAGGTGCGCCGGTCGATTTCAGGGAGATCCGGATCCGCGAGTTGCCGTGACCCGCCGGACACAACGCACCGAATCATGATCCCGATCAGATGACCGGTCAGCGAGGCGCATGAATGTTCTCAAACAGGCGCTCGTAATTCCGCTCGCCGCCGGTCTGTTCGCTCATCTCGCGTCCGCTGCCGGCGCGCCGGTTTATCCCGTGAAGCCCGGACCCGGCGGGCGGTGTCTCGTGGATCAAAACAACACGCCGTTTCTGCTCATCGGCGATTCGCCCCAGGCGTTGATCGTCAATATCTCAGAAGCCGAGGCCGACGCCTTTTTCGCGGACCGCAGCGCGCACGGGTTCAACAGCGTCTGGATCAATCTGCTGTGCGCCAACTACACGGGAGGACGAACGAACGCCAGCACGTTCGACGGAATTGTGCCGTTCACCGGCACGATCCCGTCCAAAACCTCCTACGACCTGACAATGACCAACGAGGCCTACTTCGCGCGCGTGGACCGCATCCTCAATCTGGCGGCCCGGCACGGGATTCAAGTGCTGCTCGATCCCGCTGAAACCGGCAGTTTCCTTTCGGTAATGCGCGACAACGGCACGAACAAATGCCGCGCCTACGGGCAATTCCTCGGCAACCGTTACCAGAGCTTTCCCAACATCATCTGGATGAGCGGAAATGATTTTCAGAGCTGGCGCACTGCCGGCGACGATGCCGTGGTCCTCGCGGTCGCGCTCGGCATCCGTGACAACGACACCCGCCACCTTCACACCACCGAACTGGATTATCTTGTGAGCAGTTCTCTGGACGACACGAATTGGAATTCGGTCCTCGGCCTGAACGCCACCTACACCTATTTCCCCACCTACGCGCGCCTGTTGCAGGACTACAATCGTCCCAACCCGCTCCCCACGTTCCTGGTCGAAGCCAATTACGAGTTTGAGAACCTGCAAGGGCCGGTCACCACGGCGCCGATACTTCGCAAGCAGGAATACTGGACCATGACCAGCGGCGCATGTGGCCAGATGTATGGCAACGGTTACACCTGGCCGTTCAAGAGCGGATGGCAGGGCAACCTCGACACGCCCGGCGCGACCCAGATTGGTTACCTGAAACAATTTTTCGAAGCCCGGGCCTGGCATCTGTTGGTCCCGGACACCAATCACACGATTGTCACCTCGGGCTACGGCACGTTTGCCAGCACCGGGCACGTGTCCGATAACGACTATCTGACCGCTGCGCGCACGCCCGATGGGAGTCTCATCGTTATCTACACACCGGTCGTCCGCCAGTTCACCGTGGACATGTCAAGATCGGGCGCAGCCGCGACAACGCGCTGGTTCGATCCGAGCAGCGGCACTTTTGTGCCGATCAGCGGGTCGCCGTTCGCCAACAGCGGCACCCGTGACTTCACGCCGCCCGGCAACAACACCGACGGCGACGGAGGATGGGTGCTGGTGCTGGAAACAAATCCTCCGCCCGACCCCCCGCCACCGCCGCCCCAGCCGAAATTCGTCCAGCAGAATTACGCCACGCCGCAAACGCCGCAAACACAGGTTTCAGTCCTTTATCCCAACGCGCAAACCGCCGGCAATGCCAACATTCTCGCCATCGGCTGGAACGACACGAACGCCTTCATCAACGCCGTCAGCGATTCCGCCGGGAATGTTTACCAGGGCGCCGTCCCGCTTTTCCGGGGCGATGGAATGAGTCAGGCCGTTTATTTTGCCGTCAACATCCCGGGCGGCACCAACGCAGTCACGGTGGCGTTTGACCGGCCCGCCGCTTTTATTGACCTCCGCGTGACTGAATACTCCGGCCTGCGCCGGACAAACGTCGTTGACGCGGGGTCGTCCGCCGCCGGCATCGGCGCGAGCGCGGACAGCGGGTCGCTGAACACCACCTCCACCAATGATCTTCTTTTTGCCGCGGGGATGACGGCGACAACCTTCACCGCCCCGGGAAGCGGATTCACCCAACGGGTGATCACCCTGCCGGATGCGGACATCGTCGCAGACAAGGTGTCGGCGGCGGTAGGCGCCTACAACGCATCGGCCACATTGAGTTCCGGCGCGTGGCTGATGCAGTTGGCAGCCTTCAAACCGGCGCTCCCTCCCGACGCGCCCGTGTTGCGCGCTTTCCTGACCTCCTCAAACACCGTTGCCATTTCCTGGCCCTCCTCGTCCGCGGGATTTATTCTCCAGTCCGCGGACAGTTTCAGCGCGGCGAACTGGCTGCCGGCCACTGAACTCGTGGGAACCAACAACAGCCAGTTTGAAACCTTGGTGCTCTTGAGCCGGACTGAACGTTATTTTCGGTTGTTGAAGCCCTGATTCTTCACCGGATCACTGCGACAACGCCGGCACGCCACCTGACAAGCAAATCCGACCGGATTGATAATCAACCTATGAACAAAACCTTGCTCCTTGCATCCGTTGCCCTGCCCTGGTCGTTCGCCTGCGCGAACGCTCAGGAGCCGGTCAAATCACCCGCTCCGACTTCACTCGGCCAGTCTCACTTCGCCTCCTTCGGCACGAACAAGGTCCATTACGTCACGACCGGCAAAGGCGATCACACCCTCGTGCTGGTCCACTGCTGGTCCGGAAATCTTGGTTTCTGGCGCGAGCAGGTGCCGGCGCTCGCGGGGCGCGCTCGGCTCATCCTCGTTGACCTGCCCGGCCACGGCCAAAGCGACAAGCCGCACACCAATTACACCATGGACTTTTTTGCCGGCGCGGTGCTGGCCGTGATGCGCGACGCGCATGTGGACAAAGCCGCGCTTGTTGGCCACAGCATGGGCGCGCCAGTCATCTGCCGCGTTTACAAGCGGGCGCCGGAAAAGGTCGCCGCCCTCGTGGCGGTGGACGGATTCCTCCACCGGCCGGCGATGAAACCGGAGCAAGCCCAACAATTCGTCGCGCCATTCCGTGCGCCGGAATATCGCGAGAATACGAGGCAAGGCATGGCCATGCTGTTTCCGGTCCCCGGAACCGAGGCGTTGCGCGACCGCGTCATCTCCGAATTGCTCGCCACGCCGCAATACGTGATGGTCGGCGCCATGGAAGGAATGTTCGGCGCGGACCAGCCGGACTGGGACGTGAAAAAGGCAACTGTGCCCGTGCTGGTCATCAATGCGCCCAACCCGATGTGGAACGATGATTACAAGGAATACGTCCGCTCGCTCTCACCGAAGACGGACTATCGCACGATCGACGGCGTGGGCCACTGGCTCATGCTGGAGAAACCGGCCGAATTCAACACCCTCCTCACGGAGATGTTGAAAAAATATGATTTGATTGCGAAGTGAACCACGGACAACCCGAATCACACAAGTTCGCGCGAACCGAATTTTTGCGTTGCCTTGCGCCGGTGCTGAGGACGGGCGCGACAAGTAGCGCTGCCACGCCGCGCGATCCGCGAAACCAGGGATATCCCGGGTGACGACAATCGCGTTCCTCCGGTTGAATCTTGCGCCCCATCGCTCATCGCGCATAAAAGCCGTGCAACGATGAACTGGCTCGATCATCTCGCGGAATTTTGGCCTCACATCGTAGCTGTCTTCGGCTTTCTCGCGTCACTGTTCGCCTCGATCCACGCCGTGCTCAACAAACGCGATTCGCGCGCGGCTGCGCTGTGGCTCGGGTTCATCTGGCTGCTGCCGGTCCTCGGGCCGCTGCTTTACCTGGCGCTGGGCGTGAATCGCATCCGACGCCGCGCCCTCTCGTTGCGGATGGGCCGGGCAGGCAGCGATGCAAGTCCGAGGCCGATTCCCCGTGACATGGGCGAACCGCATCGCCTCGAAGCGGAGCATTTGCGGATGCTGGCGCGCGTGGTGGACCGCGTCGCCACGCGACCGTCGGTTGCCGGCAACCACATTCAAGCACTCGTGAACGGCGACCAGGCTTTTCCCGCGATGCTCGCCGCCATCGAGGAAGCCACCATCTCCGTTTCGCTGGCGACCTACATCTTTGACAATGACCCTAGCGGGAACCAATTCGCCGAAGCGTTGGGCCGGGCCGTGAAGCGTGGCGTGCAGGTGCGTGTGCTGATTGACGATGCGGGCGCGCGTTATTCCTGGCCTTCCATTGTCGGCAAACTGAAACGGGCGGGCGTGCCGGTCGCGCGATTTCTCCCGACGCTCGCTCCGTGGCGGCTGACGACCATAAATCTCCACAACCACCGGAAACTTCTCGTGGCCGATGGCCGGATCGGGTTCACCGGCGGCATCAACATCCGCGCGGGCAACGTTCTGGCGGCCAAACCGCGCCGGCCCGTGCAGGACCTGCACTTCAAAGTCGAAGGTCCCGTGGTGACGCAGTTGCAGGAAGCCTTCGCCGATGACTGGGCGTTCTGCACCAAAGAAGTCCTCGCGGGCGACGCGTGGTTCCCGGCATTAAAGGAGTGCGGCAAGGTGATCGCGCGGGTTATCACCGACGGGCCGGAGGTGGACCTCGACAAGTTGCGCTGGACGTTGCTCGGCGCGTTGTCTTGCGCTCAATCCTCCGTGCGGATTCTCACGCCCTACTTTTTGCCCGACCAATCGCTCATCACGGCGCTGAACCTGGCCGTCCTGCGCGGCGTGCAGGTGGATATTATTTTGCCCCGCGTGAGCAACCTGCCCTATGTGCGGTGGGCGTCACGCGCGATGTGGTGGCAGGTGCTCGAACGCGGCTGCCGCATCTGGCTGACGCCCCCGCCGTTCGACCACTCCAAACTGATGATCGTGGACAATCACTGGGTGTTCCTGGGGTCGGCCAACTGGGACCCGCGCAGTCTCCGGCTCAATTTCGAGTTGAACGTGGAATGTTACGGACGCGATTTCGCAGCCGAGATGGACGCGATCGTGCAAAACAAATTGCGTGGGGCGAAACCGGTCACGCTCGAAGAAGTGGACGGCCGCTCGCTGCCTGTGCGATTGCGCGACGGTGTAGCGCGTCTCTTCACGCCGTATTTGTAACGTCGGCGCGCCGGGCTTTTTGTTTGCGCGCTGCTGCTTTTCCGGTACCGTTTCGGCATGACAGCGAATGGAGTGATTGAAGAAATCAAGCACCTGCCTCCGGCCGAGCAATCGCGCGTCATCCAATTTGCGGTGGAACTCGCGCGCACACGCCAGCTTGCCGGGAAAGAACTGTCCGCGCTTGCTCAACGCATGGTTGAATCCGACGACCCCGCCGAAGTCGAAAAATTGAAATCCGCTCTTACCCACGGCTTTTACGGAAACTAGCCATGCCCCGCATCCAGCGCAGCCATCTTCCCCGGCTGGTGTTTGCCGATCTGCCCGGGCAAAACAGAGCAGGCTACGAGTCGCCTGACCAAAGACACGAACTTCGCTCGCTGCCCGACCGGAAGTTTTCCGGCCTGCACCTGATGTGCCTCATGTATGCGGGCTTCAAGCGCGTCGCGCCCGAGCACGAAGTGCAGATGGATTTGAACGACCCGTTCCCGACTGCGCTGCAAATGCACAAGAACGGCAGGGGGCAAACAATGACGCTGCACTGTCAACTCAATTAGCCATGCCCGCTGAAACCCATTCCCAAATTGCCAGCTTCATCTGGAGCATTTGCAATCTGCTCCGCGGCCCTTACAAGCGGAATGAATACCGCAAGGTCATCCTGCCGCTCACTGTGCTGCGTCGCTTCGACTGCATCCTCGCACCTCCCAACCCCCAACAAGACTGGCCGCGAGCGGGTCATCCAGCGATTGCGGATTTCGACAAGCCCTCGCGTCAGACCCACGCATGATGCAAACATCAAGTTCGTGCGTCATCCCACTTGTTCCCCTGAACTCAACACCTGCATGAATCTCAAACTCCTGTCCATTGAGGGTGAACTGAGCGTAGCCGTAGTTTCTGCCGCGCGAGTGAATCTGGCCCGGAGCACCTCGAAACACGAACGGAGTCGGCGCACCGGTGATGCCGCGCAAGACAGGCGTGACGCCGAGTTCACGCGCGGCCCGCAGGCAAAGACCGAAGACATACGCTTCATATGCCTTTTCCTCTGCGCGGCGGACCAACTGATATTGTCCGATGCCGAGCGGATGGTTCAACAGCGTATCAATGGCGTTTTCTAGGTCTTGAAGCGTAGCCATCTTTAGTCATCCGAGAAGTTCATGAGTTTGCGGAGGTCAGCGACGTGATGACGCTGCACGTCAATCAGCTCTTTCGACATGCGCTTGAGTGGTATCGTCTCTTCGCCGGTTCTGGAAAGCTGAGTCTCGGTCTGCATCTCAATCTCAACCGGCTTTTCCTCGTTTTCTCCTTCGAGCGACAGCGGCTCTGGTTCGCTTGCGGATGCGGCGGAACTATGCGCCCAATTCGGAAGATTGTGTTGCGGCACGCCGATGGCCGCCTTGCCGAAGCTGTCCGCAGCGGATGTCACAAATAACGGTTGTTCGACGAAGTAGGCTTGCAGAGCGTCGAGCGCAATTTGCAGCGCCTCTTCGTGGGTAAACGGGACTGTCTTCCGGTAAACCCGCGGTTTTTTTCGCCGGTCAGTCGCGGGTTCGGTTTCCGGCACGTCTTTGCCAGCATCGAGCGCGGC
This genomic window from Candidatus Angelobacter sp. contains:
- a CDS encoding phospholipase D-like domain-containing protein, with translation MNWLDHLAEFWPHIVAVFGFLASLFASIHAVLNKRDSRAAALWLGFIWLLPVLGPLLYLALGVNRIRRRALSLRMGRAGSDASPRPIPRDMGEPHRLEAEHLRMLARVVDRVATRPSVAGNHIQALVNGDQAFPAMLAAIEEATISVSLATYIFDNDPSGNQFAEALGRAVKRGVQVRVLIDDAGARYSWPSIVGKLKRAGVPVARFLPTLAPWRLTTINLHNHRKLLVADGRIGFTGGINIRAGNVLAAKPRRPVQDLHFKVEGPVVTQLQEAFADDWAFCTKEVLAGDAWFPALKECGKVIARVITDGPEVDLDKLRWTLLGALSCAQSSVRILTPYFLPDQSLITALNLAVLRGVQVDIILPRVSNLPYVRWASRAMWWQVLERGCRIWLTPPPFDHSKLMIVDNHWVFLGSANWDPRSLRLNFELNVECYGRDFAAEMDAIVQNKLRGAKPVTLEEVDGRSLPVRLRDGVARLFTPYL
- a CDS encoding DUF4038 domain-containing protein; this translates as MNVLKQALVIPLAAGLFAHLASAAGAPVYPVKPGPGGRCLVDQNNTPFLLIGDSPQALIVNISEAEADAFFADRSAHGFNSVWINLLCANYTGGRTNASTFDGIVPFTGTIPSKTSYDLTMTNEAYFARVDRILNLAARHGIQVLLDPAETGSFLSVMRDNGTNKCRAYGQFLGNRYQSFPNIIWMSGNDFQSWRTAGDDAVVLAVALGIRDNDTRHLHTTELDYLVSSSLDDTNWNSVLGLNATYTYFPTYARLLQDYNRPNPLPTFLVEANYEFENLQGPVTTAPILRKQEYWTMTSGACGQMYGNGYTWPFKSGWQGNLDTPGATQIGYLKQFFEARAWHLLVPDTNHTIVTSGYGTFASTGHVSDNDYLTAARTPDGSLIVIYTPVVRQFTVDMSRSGAAATTRWFDPSSGTFVPISGSPFANSGTRDFTPPGNNTDGDGGWVLVLETNPPPDPPPPPPQPKFVQQNYATPQTPQTQVSVLYPNAQTAGNANILAIGWNDTNAFINAVSDSAGNVYQGAVPLFRGDGMSQAVYFAVNIPGGTNAVTVAFDRPAAFIDLRVTEYSGLRRTNVVDAGSSAAGIGASADSGSLNTTSTNDLLFAAGMTATTFTAPGSGFTQRVITLPDADIVADKVSAAVGAYNASATLSSGAWLMQLAAFKPALPPDAPVLRAFLTSSNTVAISWPSSSAGFILQSADSFSAANWLPATELVGTNNSQFETLVLLSRTERYFRLLKP
- a CDS encoding DUF1080 domain-containing protein encodes the protein MNMNLVPARCARAIAVGCLFSVAYLQAQESPALPKAVIDGTAPGWRVMGEEDFVNVNCATNTWTWTNGFVHCTGRPIGVIRTKKIHTNFELVAQWRHLQSGGNSGIFLWATPESIAALEKGNGRLPTGIEVQVLDHGYTEQYEKQSGKKADWFTTNGDVFPTGSTTMQPFPPVSPDGRRSFPRKNLSKGVGEWNHYYVRAINGEVRLWVNGEEVSGGTKVRPPTGYLCLESEGAPVDFREIRIRELP
- a CDS encoding alpha/beta hydrolase; the encoded protein is MNKTLLLASVALPWSFACANAQEPVKSPAPTSLGQSHFASFGTNKVHYVTTGKGDHTLVLVHCWSGNLGFWREQVPALAGRARLILVDLPGHGQSDKPHTNYTMDFFAGAVLAVMRDAHVDKAALVGHSMGAPVICRVYKRAPEKVAALVAVDGFLHRPAMKPEQAQQFVAPFRAPEYRENTRQGMAMLFPVPGTEALRDRVISELLATPQYVMVGAMEGMFGADQPDWDVKKATVPVLVINAPNPMWNDDYKEYVRSLSPKTDYRTIDGVGHWLMLEKPAEFNTLLTEMLKKYDLIAK